ATAACTGAGACCATGTTAGATTTAGCATCTGTAACGTATATGTATCCATTACTAGGATCATATAAAATACCTAACGGGCCTTGTCTGATGGATATATTAGCTATCACAGTGTTGCTACTAGAGTTAATTACAGAAATTGTATTAGACTTAAAATCTGTAACGTATATGTATCCATTACTAGGATCATAAACCATATTCGATGGATCTTGTCCTACAGATATATTAGCTATTACTTTGTTCGTAGAAGTATTAATGACAAGAACTGAGTTAGACCTAGGGTTTGCAACGTATATGTATCCGTTACTAGGATCATATAAAATACCTGATGGAATTACAATATCATGAGGGATTCCTCCGAGTTTTATTCCATGAATTACTTCGTTTGTAGAGGAGTTAATAACAAATACTGGAAATAATATAGAACTACTTGTGATATATATATAACCATTAGAAGGATCATAAACCATATTATCCAGTACTTGTAATGGAGAAAGTAATACATTAGTTATATTCGCTATTACTTGGTTAGTAGAAGGGTCGATAACAAATAGGCTTACTAGACTTGTGACGTATATGTATCCGTTAGAAGGATCATACAATAGACTCCATGGATGCCCTTTAATTGTTATATTAGCTATAACATGATTTGTAGTAGAATTAATTATAGATACCGTATCAGACCCAGAATCTGCAACGTATATGTATCCGTTACTAGGATCATATAAAATACCAAATGGGCTAAGATCACTCTTAGGGCTTATTACATTACCTTGTAGTAGTGTATTATTGTACAGTATTAATGTGTATTTCACATAACCTACGTTGGTATTTGTATTAACATATGCAACTATTATTGAGTTTAGATTAGATAAAAATGTTAAAAACATTAGTATTAACAATATCTCAATTATTATCCTCCTCACATTACTATTGACCATAACAAAAAATGAATGAAAATCTCTAATATTTTTTTTTCATAATAAAAAGTCATAGAATATTTTAGCATTATTTTATCTTAGATTTTGAAGTGCAAAATCTTCTCCTTATTATTTTATGTAATTCCAAGATCTAGCTTTTTAAGTCTTATTATTACACTTTACAGACATTTTAAAGGTAAGATTTTCCATGGAAAAGGTTTCTGTATAATTTGAAAAGACGTTGTTTCACTCTAAACTATAACCAGGTGTAACAATAAGTATATGCCTTTTCGTAATAATTATGACGAGTAAAAAGCTTGCTTAATATATTGAATAATAGGAGCAACTGAATATTATTCCCTATAAACACAATTTCGCTTTGCATCAATAAGAAAAAGAATATATGGTTAATATGGGTAAAAGTCTTCTCTGAGTTGTTTATATTCTTTAGAACGAATCTATGTTTAGAGCTGATTTATTCAAGCCCTATTATATAAAAATTTATATATTTAATTTTCTTTAGTGATTTCATGAAAAGAATAGTATTAGTGATTCTAATAACATCTATAGTGGTTCTCGGAATTGTAACAGCCCTAATGATCCATGTATTCGGTTATGTAACAGTAAATAAAAACTATGTGATGCCGTTAAAACTACCTTTACATAATATTGTGATAAATAATGATGTGGGAAATGTTGTAATTACCCAGAGTCAGAATCCTAAGCTTATAATCCATATAATGGCGGAGGGATTTTTCTTATCTGGTAATATTTGTACCTTATTGTATGGAGAGGTAAACGGTACGTTATTAGTAGCACTAAGATTAAATCAACCATGTTTAGGCTTCGATACTTCTTATAATTTCACTATATATGTTTGTCTTCCAAGCGTTGTGCTTAACAACATAAATGTTACGTTAGATAACGGTAATATAAAGATAGAAAATATAAACTTCAAGAACGCTGATATTAAAGTAAATAATGGAAATGTCGAGATAGAAAATATAAACCATGAGTATTTACTTAAATGATATAAACGGAAACGTGATGTTGATAAATACTAATACATCTGTAATTAAACTTAATAGTGTAAACGGAAATATCAAAGCTGAAGACTTTTACTTCTTCCACGGTTTAATTAAGACTCTAAACGGAAATATAGAGCTAAAAAATGCTATAGGGAATTACCTTAAAGCCTCTACCACGAACGGTAATATTTTCATGATAGTTAACAAATACTTCAACTTGACTTATTACCTTAATACAAGGAACGGAGATATTGAAATAACAGCCCTACCCTCTATACGCATAGTTACATATTCTGGTGTGACACATCCTCCACCGGTAATACATGTTAATACAACTAATGGAAATGTAGATGTGAATACGATCTGAACTGTTATATTAGTAGTTTACACGTGGTACCGTTAAAGAGATAGGGTAGGTTCTGTAACCTTAGGTTTTTATACTTAAAATTTAAAGGAAAACAGAAAACCTTTAAATTACACAGACTGCTAACATCTTTACGTAACTTTTAAATACTTTTAATTATTTTTAATTAATATCTTTATTATGATTATGTTTAATAGTATTACCTCAATATCTTGTGTTGATGGGCTCTCTACTGATGACGGGCTTTGCTCACGAGGTTTTGGGAGTGATAAATAGGGATGGGAGGGTAGTGGTGTTTCCCTCGACTAGCCCCAATGAGTTAAGGGTGAGTGTGATCTCTTAAGAGGGGTACCCGTGGCGGAATTAGAAGTAATTAAAAGTAAAGATAAGTTACGCCACGGGTAAACACATGCAAGTAAAATAACTTGTCCTTTAACACATAATCACCCTATAATAAGGGCACATAAGTAGTGATAATGCTACTTTGCACATTTTAACGGCTTTTCTTTGTATATCTTAATAAGTCCACATTTTTAGTAATATAGTTACTAGTTATTTATTCCAGATTTATTCTTGTAAAATGTTAATCTTTATACTAGAAAATATCGTAAGTACCAGACTAGGTTGTACCTTTTATATTCGCTTAATTTAAAAATCATAGAACTTTTACGCTAATATAATCTTGGTTATAACTACTTCTCTTCTGCTTCTCATACTAAACATACATTCATTAAAGGAGTGTGAACATCAGTTAACCTAAACGGCAATAGCGGCTACCACATAAAGATCTATAGGGGTTTAATCTCTGATTCAGTGAAGTCGCTTTATTTTGAGTCCCTAAATACTAATTAGGATTAAATAAATTAAAAAATGATACTCCTCTTCTTATAGTCACTAAGATAACTTCAACAGCTGTACGGAACGTAATTGAAGAGTCTTTAAGGTCTTAAAAAGAGTAAATCCCCCCACTCATTTTAAGAGATAACTTTAATTACCCAAAAGATATACCAGTATATTGGAGGAACTCCAACCCCGCAAGGTGGCGAGGGTGCCACCATATTGGGGCAATGGGGTTCCTCTTTGCTCTTTCTGCAATCTTCCTTATAAATAATATTAGTATAATAAGATTCTATCGAATCCAAACTTCACTTAATAATTAACCTGAAATGATCTTTGAATATCTTCACTGTAAGCATAAATATTTCATCTTATAAAGATACTATATTTAGAGTATCATGTATTTCCTTTTTAATGCAAATCCTCAAATCTTCTCTCTCACACCTTTTTAATGAATTCACAATCTATTCTATATTCATACCGTTGGAAACACTTTCACTTTCTAACACCTTTTACCATAACCTCTCCGAATCCTATTGCCCTAGATTTACCCACTCCTATATAGTTAGAATAAGCTAACAACTTCCTAATTCCTTCCCTTAAAGAGCTGTTCTTCCTAGCTTCTAAAGTAAAGAGTGTCCATCCCACAAATCCCCTTACCTTACTTTTATCGTAAATTACCGTAACGGGCTTTAAGTTGTAATCAACCTCTTTAAAATAGTAAAGTGCCCTACTGTAACTTATTATTATCTTCTTTTCTTGGTATTTATTCCAATGCCTCTGTATTGAAACCAGAAAGTAAGGTGAAAAAGGGAATAGTAAATACCTATTCTTCTTCCTCTTAAAGTTAGGTCTAGGAGGTTGGATCAGAGTAGGGGTCTTAAACTCAATCTTATAAGCCTTAGAATCTTCTATCTCTACCTCTTCAAACACTTTAGTCTCTCCAACTTCAACAGAAGCCTCAGTACTGTAAACCTTAGTATTAAAATAAGGGTTAGATACAATTTCTTCGAAGAGGTTAATATCTAGACTAGTCAAGTCAAAAAAGTAGTTGATTTGGGGCTTGAGCCTCAATACATTTTTGTCCATCCCCTTAAATATCGATCTCCCTTCTTCATCCTTGATTACTGTAACCCTAACCGGCTTCAAGGGCTCACTACTCTCAGAAATCTTCACATAAGAAGGGTAGTTGTTCATCACAATCCTGGAGACTTTAGAGGTAAAGGGCTGCACGATTACTTCATCCTTAAACTTAAGCGAGAACCTAATCCAAAATATCAATTTAATATAAATCTAGGTAAAGAGTTATATAGCCTTTTTTATAACTACAGCTTAAATTAAACGGTGCGGAAACTTGCATATGAAGCTCTTAAAAAATCTCAGAGTGTGAAGCTCATGTCAGATTGATGAAAAACAACACTTATCACTTCATAAAATATATAAAAAAGCGTAGGTGATAATGTTCTAGTTTAAGGAAAATGTTAAAGTTTTTATTACTCTATTATTAAGTTTTACTTATGACTGAAGAATTTAAAAAGTGGTTTGCTGAATTCCTCAATAAGATCGCCGAGAAGATTAAAAAGGGGGAACAGTTAAGTGATATGGAAATAGAAATAGTGGTAAATTACGTTTCTAATTTACAATTATATGAGTATGTAGATAGGAGAATTAGTGATGTTGAGAGGAGTTTGAGGGATGAGATAAGGAAGACAAGAGAAGAATTACTAGCTAATGATGAGAAAGTAAAGCAAGAATTAATAAAAGAAATCAATACTGCGAAAGGGGATTTGGAGAAAAAAATTGAAGGAACACAAACAGAACTCAAAGCAGATATGTCTACAATAAAGGGCGATTTGGAGAAAAAGATTGAAGGTACTAGAGCAGATTTAGAAAAGAAGATTGAGGACACAAAAACAGAACTTAAGGGTGAGATATCTACAGTTAAAGGAGAGCTGGAGAAAAAGATTGAGGACACAAAAACAGAACTCAAAACTGAAGTCAATACTGTAAGACAAGATTTGGAGAAAAAGATTGAAAACACGAGAATAGACCTTGAGAAAAAGATTGATGATACACGAAAAGATTTGGAGAATAAAATTGAGAATACTAGGACGGATTTGGAGAAAAAGATTGAAGCTACAAGGAGTGATTTGGGTTTAATTGCTGAGGAGGTTTATATTAAGAATTTTGTTGATTATTTGGATAAGGCGGGAGAGAAGGTTATTAGTGTTTATAGGCATTATGAGGTTGGTGAGGGAGAGGTTGATGCTCTTGTTGAAACTCAGGCTAAGGTTTATGTTGTTGAGGTTAAGATGAAGGCTGAGTTTAAGGATGTTGATAGTTTACTAGTTAAGGTTAAAGTAATTAGTGAGGAGTATAAGGGAAAGGACATCGTCCCAGTCTTAACTGGATCAAGGATAAGTAAGACCGTAAGAGGTTATGCAAAAGGCCATAATGTAATGGTAGTGTGATTTATAAAAACTAACTTAGTATAGTAGTTTGAGTAATTCCCTTACCATACCATATTATAATATTTGTTCATGAAATAACAAATACCTAGAAACTACTCCCTTACTTTATTTCGTTTATCACAAAGAATTTTTCAGCTAATAAAACAACATCTCTACATCTGTTTAACGTAAAAATATAACGATTTCCCCATAAGTGCTATTCGTAGGGTTAAGTAGTGCTTTCATTATCAACAAGCTTAAATTTTGCCTTACTTCATTCTGATAAGTCGTTGCTAACAGTTACCAATAAACTATGAGATTTATATACTTTATACACAAAGTATTTTTCAGAAAGCTTGATACCACATGTGGATAGGTTTCCCGAAAGGTGGCAATGTGTCTCTGCGGGTTACCGTTTGTCCCTATACCATCATTTCAATCATTTTATCTTCAATCATGATCTGGTGTAGGGACTTAGCCCTCAACCACCTACCAAGTTTCACGGTAGGTGGGTCATGGGACTCCTTTGAGCCCAACGGCATAGGGCTCACATCTCTGCAATTTTCACCCCCACCCTTTTGGGCAGCGCCCACATCAGAATGAGGGATCATCTCCACCATAGAAATTTAAAATTAACAAATATAAAAATATTTCTATTAACATAAAGAAGGATTCAGCCCGCTAAAGGGACGGAGAGGGATAAGCGAGACTAATTCCTTGTGATGTTAATGAAGCCGAAGGGCTAAGAATTGGATGTAAATTTATGAAAATTCAATGAAAGCCCAACTAACAGATTCAGCCAATTCTTATTTTTGGACTACAAGTTTGTTCTTAAACTCATTAAAATCATCGACTAATATAACGTTAGGTGAGGAAAGGACATTTCTCACAATCCAATAATCTTTATTCTCGTAACAGACCACTTGATAGTCAAGTTTAATCCCGTTTAATTCTTCACCGAAGGAATAAGGTATCTCTAACCCTTTTCTTCCAAAACACTTCTCAGTTATTATCAAAACATCTAAATCACTAGCAGGATAATAATTACCTTTAATCCTACTGCCATGTAAAATAATGGCTACTTTACCAAATATAGGTCTCAATTTCTCAGCTAACTCATTGAAGAAGCTTATTTCCAAAATTAATCACCTTCAAAAGTATATTCAAACAATCCTCAGCATCTTCTTTAACATAGGTGTAACCAAGATTATACCTAGAAACTAAGTACTCATTGCTTAATAATCTCAACTCTTCTCTATTCTCCCTAATAAATTCGTCTATTATCGTGCTCTCACTCTTCCTATTAATCCTTATGTAATTCAGTATCTCTCTCAAATCGTGAACAGTTGGAAAACCCCCGGTAATAGCTAAACTAACCCCCTTAATATAAAGCTCTGCAGCTAAACTTGAAAGGAAACATACCTCAGAGTAAAAACCTTTTTCCAAAGCTAATTTAGCAAGCTCCATATACCTTTGAGCTTTAATCATAAGATCATTGGCTTCATTTGAAACCATTGACCTCACTACACAATATGTAATCCTAATATTAATTTTTCGATTCTCCGTCATATCGACTTTGATAATATTATCGTAAAGTCAATGTTTTGGAAAAGTTCTTGGATTTAGTGATATATCCTTAGTTTAAGGCTATAATTTTTCTGAAAACACTAGTGTTGTAAAAAATCATTTTATGTTTAAAGATGTAAAATCTTTTTCACAGCAAATGCTAATAGCCATTGCGTCTGAGAATACAAAGTATACCTTGCTAATACCGTTATCAGCTGTTAACATGAGTGCGGACATAGTGTCGTCACTAGGGTATTTAAATTTCTAGATTCACATTAGGATATATAAAACTTTTTCTTAGTATCTTCTCCTTATAGAGATTCTCATTAATTAATAAATTTATACCATAATGGCGACACTATCATTACCTTAAATCCCTCTTCCTTTTAAACACTTTAATTATACAGTAAAAATTCAAATATAGATTAAAATTGTAATATCCTTTATTATCAGTAAAGAAATCTAACGATAAATTGAAACTAAATTTAAACTTTATATAATTTATATCAAATTAAAAATATTGTCGTCCACACTCGTTAACATTATAAATTAAAATTAATTATCTTACTCCTTCGCAGATATTAAGACAGTACTCGGTCAAAGTTAAAAGGGAAACAATGACAAAACGATTGACAAACGCTCCACAAGTAAAAAGGTGGACTTTCAATTTAGAATTATTAGCCAGTCTAACGGATTTAATTCTTATGGAACTAGTGTGTGTTTCTCTTCCCATTACACACTCATAAACATTAACCATGTTAGACAAGAGTTAATACAGCTCATAATACAGCAAATATTGTTAACGGAATCCAAAGAATAGAGACTATCAGCCCTAAGACCCTCTTCCTCATTGTAGACAATAATATTCTTCCAGCTATGTATAGGCCTAAAAGCGTGAAAATTAGAGCCGACTCAATAGCAAATCCTATCAATATAGGGAGAGGTACTTCTTTCCTAAGAGCGTAATGACAAACGTAAATCCCTAGTGCGCTTTCCCCGTCATAAGCGACCATCTGTCCTATACCGATTAGGAACATTCCCTTTTTACGCTCAGGCTCCATCACTTTATAAAACAAGAAAGTTAAACTACCTACCATTACGTTTATAATAAGACCCGTTAAGCCTAGATAGCTAATAGCTGTAAGATTAACAGAAAACATCAAGTAAAAATTAGCGGAAGGAAAATAAATATTTTTGCTTAGATTGTGTACTTAGTTTAAAAGAAAAGAATAAGCCTTTAAATTAGCACGGAAACCCTAATAAGAGAAGAGCCTCACCCCTTAAAACCTCAGAGAGTATAAATCTATTGTTAGTTTTGAATAAAAATTCTATCTACAGACCGTTTTACCTTATAACTAAACGTATAGCTTACTGCCTCTTATTCCCTATTACATAAGTTGCATTTATTAAGGAAATTTAAAGAGTAATAACTATGGAAAAAGACCTTTATAAAGTGGATGAGGATTATGTTGAAGCAAGAGTAATTGAGTGTTTATCAGACCTTTTACTCTCTATTGCTTTATGGAAGGACGGGTATACTAGGAACTCAGCTGGAAAAGCTTTTAGTGCAGTAAAAGCACTACTTAGCGCGTTAATTGTAGTTAACGAGGAAAAATTGCTGAGTCTAGCTAAGGACGATAAAGAGAGGGAATGGATAAAGAAAAAGGCTCACACAGTCCCCACACATAGTATGTATGCTTTAGCTCAGATGTTGAAAGAAATTGGCATTGATGTAATACAATTAGTTAACTACGCTTTAGACTTACATGAATATCAATATAACGGCTTTGAACCTGGATTCAGTAAATACAGTAGAAAGGAAGATGTGTTGAAGGATTTAACCACTGTTATTAAAGAGACAGAAAAAGCTGTAATTACTTATTTCCCCAAGGTTGAAATTAAGGAAATTTACGAGAAAATTGACAAAGCATTAGCTAACCTTATATCACAAACTTAATATGACTTGAATTCTTCAAAAAATCTTATTCTATCTCCTTCGCTCTCATGCCCTTCAAACCTGATATTATAAAGGTCACCATTAAATGCAAATAACAATTTAAAATTCTCCAAATTACATCTCCACCTAATTCCTCATAATAATCGTTTTTAATGTACTTAAAAATCTTTTATATCTCTCCATGAGTGTGGAGCTTCCGGTATAAAAATCTTTCCATCAAAAATCAAGCATAGTCCCAACTACTTATGAAAAACAAGACTCTCCTTATAACTCGTCAGCATCAAAGGGCTTATTATAATACAGTACAGTCCAAGTAATAACAGCCTAGCACAAGCAATAATCAACTTCTTACCCCTCAACCTTCCCTTGTGCTCCTCACAAAAACGCTTGATAACAAGGTTAACCCTAATAGCAGTTAAAGCTGCAAGATAAAAAGCCCTCCTCAAAACAGCATCACCTAGAAATACCCCTTGAAACAACACCCCTAGACTCAACAACCTGATCAAGACCACAATAAGCAACTCTTCTTATCAGAAAAACGCCTCCAACCCTTAGCCAAAATTATATAACCCAGCGTCCTACCAATACCCGGAATAGTGAAAACCAAACTATCCTTGGGAACAACCTCTTTAAGCTTCTCCTCAATCTCCCACCCTCAAGCCTCTCCAACTCCTCCAAAAGAAACCTAATCTTAGCCAGAACAACACTATCCCCACCCTTCAAAACCTCCTTCAAATTCCTCTTAGACAAACTATCACTATAACCCAGAAGCACCAAATCCCTCCTTAGCCTATTCTTAACCTATATAGGGCATGGTGGTTTTTCTTCTATTCTCCTCTTTACTCCGAGTTTTTTAGTTTGGTGTTGATGGTGGTATTCCCAGCTTGGTGACTTGTACTCCTAGTAGGTATGCTGCTATTGCGTAAGCAAGGTCTTCTAAACCGTGTTTTCTTGGCTTAAATTCCTCAGAACCAAAAGTTGTGCAAGGGTTACGAGGTCCACCTTGTAACCTCCATATAACCTCATGACCCTTGCACATAAATTTTTCCTAAAACAATTTTTACTCTTTACACTTCTAGCTCTTCTCAGTGAGCCACATTAGAAAAAATATTTTTATGAATATCATAATATTTTTACAAACAATTATTGAATTTGATGACTGTTTGAGAACGGTCCCACCAACTGAACTCTTAGTCTTATGCTTTCCTCAGGGTCTACCTTTGATAATGCGTCTAAGAGTACATCTTCAACATTAATTCCCTTCTCTTCAACCTTCTTTATCAATTCTTCCATATGTTATATTAATAAAAGATGAAAATAAATGTGTAATCGAAGTGATAGTGTCGCCACTAGGGTATTTATATCTATGCATTAAGATATACAAAACCTTATCTTTGCATCTACTCTTTATAAAGATCTCAATTAATTTATACCCTAATTATGAATTGAAGCTATCAGTTTTTCATTGTGGTTTACGTTTGTATTATTAACTACTAAATTAATGTGGAGAATCAATAATAACATATAATTAAATGGGCTATATAATAAAGAATAATTTAACTCTTTGCGTTATTTATTCATTCAATTATATTAATTTGAAGGAGAATATTATAATTCGAGACAGAACAGCGTACTATGTTGAAAAGGCATATAGTAGTGTGGTTATTATCTAAATTACATAGAATATTTAATCTATACTGTATTATTTATACACTAAATTGTACTAATTTATATATATAAAATTATAATTCACACTGAGTCCGTGAATCTGCTAACCCAATTATTTTGCCACAGAGTTTATACTCTCCTTAGAGAATATTACATTTCGCAAAAACAACTTGAATAACCCTTGGGAACACTCGATAATGAATAATCAATTTTTTGATTTCAAAAATAAAGTAAATTTGCAAAAGAACCGTGAATTTCCCCATTTACTGAAATAACGAAAAATTTTTAACAAAGAGTATTCTTAGATATTTTATGGAGAAAAAAACAAATTACTTAAGAAAGGAACTTAGCTTATTAAATTTAGTAATTATTGGTATAGCGGGTGCCGTA
The sequence above is drawn from the Sulfurisphaera tokodaii str. 7 genome and encodes:
- the cas6 gene encoding CRISPR-associated endoribonuclease Cas6, translating into MIFWIRFSLKFKDEVIVQPFTSKVSRIVMNNYPSYVKISESSEPLKPVRVTVIKDEEGRSIFKGMDKNVLRLKPQINYFFDLTSLDINLFEEIVSNPYFNTKVYSTEASVEVGETKVFEEVEIEDSKAYKIEFKTPTLIQPPRPNFKRKKNRYLLFPFSPYFLVSIQRHWNKYQEKKIIISYSRALYYFKEVDYNLKPVTVIYDKSKVRGFVGWTLFTLEARKNSSLREGIRKLLAYSNYIGVGKSRAIGFGEVMVKGVRK
- a CDS encoding HEPN domain-containing protein, with product MVSNEANDLMIKAQRYMELAKLALEKGFYSEVCFLSSLAAELYIKGVSLAITGGFPTVHDLREILNYIRINRKSESTIIDEFIRENREELRLLSNEYLVSRYNLGYTYVKEDAEDCLNILLKVINFGNKLLQ
- a CDS encoding PaREP1 family protein, which codes for MEKDLYKVDEDYVEARVIECLSDLLLSIALWKDGYTRNSAGKAFSAVKALLSALIVVNEEKLLSLAKDDKEREWIKKKAHTVPTHSMYALAQMLKEIGIDVIQLVNYALDLHEYQYNGFEPGFSKYSRKEDVLKDLTTVIKETEKAVITYFPKVEIKEIYEKIDKALANLISQT
- a CDS encoding DUF4097 family beta strand repeat-containing protein, which produces MSIYLNDINGNVMLINTNTSVIKLNSVNGNIKAEDFYFFHGLIKTLNGNIELKNAIGNYLKASTTNGNIFMIVNKYFNLTYYLNTRNGDIEITALPSIRIVTYSGVTHPPPVIHVNTTNGNVDVNTI
- a CDS encoding nucleotidyltransferase domain-containing protein; translated protein: MEISFFNELAEKLRPIFGKVAIILHGSRIKGNYYPASDLDVLIITEKCFGRKGLEIPYSFGEELNGIKLDYQVVCYENKDYWIVRNVLSSPNVILVDDFNEFKNKLVVQK
- a CDS encoding YncE family protein, yielding MVNSNVRRIIIEILLILMFLTFLSNLNSIIVAYVNTNTNVGYVKYTLILYNNTLLQGNVISPKSDLSPFGILYDPSNGYIYVADSGSDTVSIINSTTNHVIANITIKGHPWSLLYDPSNGYIYVTSLVSLFVIDPSTNQVIANITNVLLSPLQVLDNMVYDPSNGYIYITSSSILFPVFVINSSTNEVIHGIKLGGIPHDIVIPSGILYDPSNGYIYVANPRSNSVLVINTSTNKVIANISVGQDPSNMVYDPSNGYIYVTDFKSNTISVINSSSNTVIANISIRQGPLGILYDPSNGYIYVTDAKSNMVSVINPLTNQVIANITVGNCPTGIVYDPSNGYIYVTNSLSGSISIITTETATSTQMIQTNSTEMSANLPITYIIIGVVVIVVVVGLAAVLIRKR
- a CDS encoding DUF4097 family beta strand repeat-containing protein, encoding MKRIVLVILITSIVVLGIVTALMIHVFGYVTVNKNYVMPLKLPLHNIVINNDVGNVVITQSQNPKLIIHIMAEGFFLSGNICTLLYGEVNGTLLVALRLNQPCLGFDTSYNFTIYVCLPSVVLNNINVTLDNGNIKIENINFKNADIKVNNGNVEIENINHEYLLK